The Anas platyrhynchos isolate ZD024472 breed Pekin duck chromosome Z, IASCAAS_PekinDuck_T2T, whole genome shotgun sequence genome includes a window with the following:
- the PMAIP1 gene encoding phorbol-12-myristate-13-acetate-induced protein 1, whose translation MMPCRTLRKPAQPSAERQAVAECALELRRIGDKADFRQRILNLITKLFCPKT comes from the exons ATGATGCCGTGCAGGACCCTGCGCAAACCTGCACAACCCTCCGCAG AACGGCAGGCGGTGGCGGAGTGCGCGCTGGAGCTGCGCCGGATCGGCGACAAGGCGGACTTTCGACAGCGGATCCTGAACCTCATCACAAAGCTGTTCTGCCCCAAAACGTGA